The Panicum virgatum strain AP13 chromosome 5K, P.virgatum_v5, whole genome shotgun sequence genome has a window encoding:
- the LOC120709500 gene encoding uncharacterized protein LOC120709500 isoform X1: protein MTGCSYPQTYDGIGADKYMEWEIAIDNIFATRFMCPMRRVKNASSILRHFALSWWESLGPLDKPHTWDDMKIVMRENFVNPSLVINSNDEVHQLDNSLVIPPTMPKLLQDHLQKSEDDVTEPEVLTTSCANLEPSPNIAAAQESNGDATLTEGESSLDVLKFSTNHAMMEQLLVEPSLDFYLSQDDLLDIPCDKDDLHDHEHESTEPPTCAELKHVNYIGSCMNELKLISSLKTLGYIEFDVLCNLSDLEEQLFQHAELPWCPRHTYHAIGKYDNNRKYLIHRVYFCANLNFPFVVQDCNQLNGSNTTDSYMPSIPMLAFVSTNLLQDSVEKDFLVQDHAHSDQGACRISFEYNWRRGWLFFQEGENDEDMIGMYMSKYGEWCEDEGDLKGFSSRQSLSGSSPQGGGPKQLKFESTSESWSSPHQK, encoded by the coding sequence ATGACAGGTTGTTCATATCCACAGACCTATGATGGTATAGGTGCGGACAAGTACATGGAGTGGGAGATTGCCATAGATAACATATTTGCTACTCGCTTTATGTGTCCAATGAGGAGGGTAAAAAATGCATCCAGTATTTTGAGACATTTTGCTTTATCTTGGTGGGAGTCTTTAGGTCCATTAGATAAACCTCATACTTGGGATGACATGAAaattgttatgagagaaaattTTGTTAATCCATCTCTTGTTATTAATTCAAATGATGAGGTGCATCAATTAGATAATTCTCTTGTTATTCCTCCTACTATGCCTAAGCTTTTGCAGGATCATTTACAAAAGAGCGAGGATGACGTGACAGAACCTGAGGTGCTCACAACCTCATGTGCAAATTTAGAACCATCACCTAATATAGCCGCTGCACAAGAGAGCAATGGAGATGCTACACTCACGGAAGGTGAAAGTTCTCTAGATGTGCTGAAATTTTCCACCAATCATGCTATGATGGAACAACTATTAGTGGAACCATCACTTGATTTTTATTTGTCACAAGATGATTTGCTTGATATTCCCTGTGACAAAGATGACTTACATGATCATGAACATGAGAGCACAGAACCACCCACTTGTGCTGAATTAAAACATGTTAATTATATTGGTAGTTGCATGAATGAGCTAAAACTAATATCTTCATTAAAAACTTTGGGTTACATTGAATTTGATGTTTTGTGTAATCTTAGTGATTTGGAGGAGCAACTTTTTCAACATGCTGAGTTGCCATGGTGCCCTAGACATACATATCATGCTATTGGCAAATATGACAACAATCGAAAATATTTGATACATCGAGTTTACTTTTGTGCAAATCTGAATTTTCCTTTTGTTGTGCAAGATTGTAATCAACTAAATGGATCCAATACTACTGATAGTTATATGCCATCTATTCCTATGCTAGCTTTTGTTAgtactaatcttttgcaggatAGCGTTGAAAAGGATTTTCTTGTCCAAGATCATGCGCATTCCGATCAAGGAGCCTGCAGGATCAGCTTCGAGTACAATTGGCGCCGAGGATGGCTTttctttcaagaaggggagaatgatgaggacatgataGGTATGTATATGTCCAAATATGGTGAATGGTGTGAAGATGAAGGAGACCTAAAAGGTTTTTCAAGTCGCCAAAGCTTATCTGGTTCGAGTCCccaaggtggaggcccaaaACAACTCAAGTTCGAGTCCACCTCGGAGTCCTGGAGCAGCCCGCACCAAAAATGA